GACTTCTTTAGCTGACTCTGGTAGCATGTGCCCCAGCTGATAGCTGGTCTTCCTGCACCAGCCTACAGCTGGCCTGGTGACAGGACCTCCCAGAGTCTCACAGCTCGGATCGGGCACTCAGAGAGCTCTCGTTGGTTTTCCCTTCGAAGCTGGGAGGTGGACCTGTGAGCCGTTTGCTGCAGAGCAAGTTGCACAAGGCGTGGCGGAACTTCTCAGCCACAAAGAAGTACATGACAGGATCCAGGGCCCCATTGAGGCTGGTGAGGCAGGAGGTGATCCGGTTCCCCAGGGCCAGGGCACGCTGAGCAGCGCACGAAGTCCCACCACCACGGTAGTGAAGCACATAGACTGAACGGTGGATGTGGTAGGGCACAAAACAAATCAGGAAGATGGCCAGAACCATAGCAATCATGCGGACGGCTTTATTCTTGAGGTGCTTCTCTATACGGGGACCCTGGCGCAGGCTGCGAATGATCAGCAGGTAGCAGGTGACCGTGGTGATGAATGGGAAGGTAAAAGCCACAGCCAGGGATGCCAGGGCATGATGGGAGGCCTTCTCCCGGTACAGTTGCAGGCAGACAACTGTGTGGTTGGTCTGCACTGTCTGTGGGCTGACTAGCAGTGGGGCCATAGCCACAGCCACCACGATCCACAGGAAGGCGCAGGCCAGGTGAGCATAGAGAGGTCTTCGAAGCTTGAGGGACTTGACAGGGTGCACAATGGCCAGGAACCGGTCAGCGCTGATGCAGGTGAGGAAGTAGATGCTAGCATACATGTTCAGATAGAAGAGGAAGCCAGTGAGTCGGCATGGGATCTCCCCAAATGGCCAGTGATTCCCAGAGAAGTGATAAACCAACCGGGTAGGCAGGACCAACACGCAGGACAGGTCGGCCACAGCCAGGTGCATGAGGAAGACATTGGCCGGAGTGCCTGACTTGTGGTCCCATATGAAAAGCCACAGGGCTAGAGCATTGCCCACAAAAGCGAGGATGAAGTCcagaaggtagaagcaggcaaAGAGCATGTTCTCCAGGGGGGTCTCTTGTCCGCATTGCTCAGAGTAAGCCAGGGAGGAGTTGTCAGTCAGACTCGGTAGGGCTGCCTCCAGACCGGTCATCTTGTGGCTAAAGGCAGAACAGGGGGACAGAGCTCTAGGGAACGCAGAAACAGTTTACAGGATCCCAGGATGCATCCCCAAAGTCAGAGGCAGGACCTCTGATGCCCTCAAGTCCCCTGCCACTAACTTGGGAGAAACATAGCTATTCTAAGTTTTTGCATAACTGATGAAGTACCCAGGGAAACGCCTGCGTCTAGTGGGGTTTCTGTGTCTGTCGGAGTTGGCTGAGCCTCAGAAGCACTTTGAACATCAATCACCAGCCAACTCCAACTGAGGTTTGATTTTCCCCTTGAGTGAGGAGGGCCTGGGGTAATCGCTGTCAAACGCAGAGCCTGGAAAGCTACCTTTCTGCACTGTGCCCAGCTATTCCCTCAGCCTGAGAGGGTGGAGTTAACGCTGGAGGGAAAGGGAAGCAAGTTTGATTGTCTGGGCTTCTGAGGGCGGGGAACAcccttattgtattttattttctaatcccA
This DNA window, taken from Mus caroli chromosome 18, CAROLI_EIJ_v1.1, whole genome shotgun sequence, encodes the following:
- the Gpr17 gene encoding uracil nucleotide/cysteinyl leukotriene receptor; translation: MTGLEAALPSLTDNSSLAYSEQCGQETPLENMLFACFYLLDFILAFVGNALALWLFIWDHKSGTPANVFLMHLAVADLSCVLVLPTRLVYHFSGNHWPFGEIPCRLTGFLFYLNMYASIYFLTCISADRFLAIVHPVKSLKLRRPLYAHLACAFLWIVVAVAMAPLLVSPQTVQTNHTVVCLQLYREKASHHALASLAVAFTFPFITTVTCYLLIIRSLRQGPRIEKHLKNKAVRMIAMVLAIFLICFVPYHIHRSVYVLHYRGGGTSCAAQRALALGNRITSCLTSLNGALDPVMYFFVAEKFRHALCNLLCSKRLTGPPPSFEGKTNESSLSARSEL